Genomic segment of Acinetobacter larvae:
TTGTTTGACCTACTATTGTTTGAGATTTCGCAGCCTATTGCGATGGTTTTTAGATCATCCACAAAATATCAGACCAATGCCTAACAACTAGGGCAATCAAATGATCAACACATGTTCTTGGGGGCAGAACCTGCTTGATAAGAACCTGTTTGATAAGAATTTACTTGATGGGAAGTTTCTTGATGAGAGTTTCTTGATAAGAATTTACCTGATGAAGCAATGCTCTAGGCTGGGCTAAATTCTTCTATGGGGTACAACCGTGTTTAACTTGCGCGGGTCTGTTCACTGCTCCTCAAGGCGCTCTGGCATTGCGGGCTGTAAAGGCATAACACTTTTTGAGATTTCACTGGGCTGTGAAGCGTTGGGTGCAGCCTGTTCTGTGCCTTGTTGCGGTGGCTTGATGCTCGGCTTGGTCTGCGACTCTACGGATAAAACAGAGTTGGGCTGGCGATGAATATATTGAATTATTGGACTATTTTTGCTCATCTCAACAATTTCAACTTTGTCTTCATCGATATGACGCACTCGACCCTGATTGGGTCCCACTAGACTACCTAAACCCACCAAATCGAGTTCACCATCTGGACTTTGTAATAAGGCCATGCGCTGGCCTGATTTTGCGATTACACCTTTCATATGTAAGTGTTGCAGCTCGATATCCTGTAAAGAGTGTGTTAATGCACGATTTTGCTGAGTATCGCTCGATGTCGTGCTGGTCCGCCAAGTCGATGGGATAAACGGATCTCGTGGCGGTGCGGTATAACGAAATTGTGGTGCTTTGTGTAAATTTACTGTGTCTTGAATTGCTTTTTGATCTCTGGCTTGAATCTCGGTCATTTTTTGATTGACCACATCAACCCGTGATTCACAAGCCACCAATCCCAATACACTCAAGCCCAAAAGTGTTTTTAAGGCGATGTCAGACCAAGCTTTCATTGCAAATGCTCCGTAGTCTGTTGACGATGTACAGCCCCATCGGAATGTGCCGACAATGCCTGTTCTGCCACAGTTTTTGTTGGCTGCTCGGCATCGATATAACGATAACTCAATAGTTTAAACTGGGTGTTAATCCGTGGATGTTGACTCTGCACGATGTCATTTTGCATAACAAAATCCTGTATCACCATTAAATCATCCAAGGCAGCAAGCTGTGTAGAAAACAGCGCCAGTGCATGATAATCACCCACAACCGTCAATGAAATCGGTTGTTCTATAAAATAGGGCTGTACCTGCTCTGCTTCAATCTGTATGTCTTGCAAGACCACCTTGGAGTGCTTCGCTGCTTGCTGTAAGCGGCTGATTAAAGCTGGCATTTGGCTAGCCGACAACGATGCCGCACTCAGCTGTTGAATTTTCTTTTGTAATGCTTGATCGCCCTGCCGTGATTGTTGTAATTGTTGCAGCTGGAGATACTGTTCTGAAAACTGCTGCAATAACTGCCGTTCTTCGAGTCGAGCCTGCTGTAAAGCCCTGTGTTGCGGTTGAATCGCTAGCACAAAACCAATCGCAAAGACCAATAGAAAAATCAATAACCAACTACATAGCTTAACGGTCAAGGGCCAGGTGGCAAATTGGTTGAGCTGCAAATTTTGGAACTGGGCAATAAACGTCTGCCAACTGGCTTGTTTCAGACGGCGCCATCTCTCAATCTGTGGCAATTTCATTATTGCTCCTTGCCAGCCGTAGCGGGACGCAAAGCATAAGCCAGCTCACTCAATGCAACATCTACCACAAAATCGCCATAGTCCGCTGTTGGATGTGCCGCACTGGCGCGCTGGGTCTGCTCCGTCGCAGGGCTTTGATAGCTGTGCATGACCCCAGCTTGAAACCATTGACTTGCCGCCAAGGCATTGAGCAATTGTGTCACCGCATCTGGATTTTCTGCGCGGCCTTGTAGCGTCATTTTTTGCCCTTGGCGATTCAGTTTAATCAGATATAAATTGGCTGGGGTAAGTGTAGCAATCTCTTGTAAAATTCTTGCAGTCAATGGACGCTGCGCCTCTATATTTTGTAATACTGCGATTTGCTGTAAAAGCTGTTGATGCTGCTGTTGTTGTTGTGAAGAGCCTTTTAATTGTACCTGAATATTTTGATTGCTATTTTTAATTAATTGATTGGCTTGTTGTTGGTCATTCAACTGATGCACCACATAAAACCAAGACAAGATCAACAGCAGTAATGCCAGCATGACCATACAAATGCACATCATCATAAACTGCTGGCGTTTAAATTCGCGTTGTTGTTGCCGCCAAGGCAGTAAATTAATACGTGTCATGGATCGAAGCTCCTCAATGCCAAACCACATGCAGTTAATAAAGATGGCGCATCATTTTTAAGTTTCTTTTGATCAATTTGTGGCGAAAGCCCCATATGTAGAAATGGATTGGCAATAGAGACTGGACAGCCTATTTTACGCTGTAAGCGTGCAGCCAGCCCGTCAATATTGGCATTGCCACCCGCCAACAAAACATGATCCAGTGCATGATACGCCGTACTCGAATAAAAAAACTGTAAGGACTTGATGACGTGTTGCACCACATTTTCTAAAAAAGGTGTGAGCACTTGTGTTTCATAATCATCAGGTAAAAGTTTAGTCTTTTTAGCACGTCCTGCTTCTTCAAAGGACAATCCATAATAGTCCTGAATCTGTTGTGTGAGCTGTTGCCCACCAAAAACATGTTCTCGCGTATAAATAATTTTGCGCTGTTCCAAGACCGACAAAGTGGTCAGGGTATGTCCAATATCTAGAATTGCCACCAGCCGTGTCCCGATGGGTAATAAATCGGAGAAGACTTCTGACGCACGCTCAATCGCATAACGCTCTACGTCAGCGATAGTAACGCTTAATCCAGCCAATTCCAAGGCTTTAACACGTGTTTGAATATGTTCAGTCCGTGCCGCAACAAGAAGCACGTTCACTTGATCGGCAGCATGTGAACTGGGTCCTAGTACTTCAAAATCTAAACTCACTTCTTCTAATGGAAAAGGAATGTGTTGATCTGCTTGGAGACGAATTTGCATTTCACGGCTGTCATCATCGAGTTCGGCATCCATTTCAATGATTTTTTCGATTGCCATCCGACTCGGAATCGCAATAGCCGCCTGATGTGCGTAGGGATTGGCAATATGAATTGCATCGACCAAGGCATTGGCGATCACATCGGGATCATCACTATTTTTGTCGGCATCATGGCAATTTTTCAAAGGGCTTAAACCATAGCTTTCTACCCAGTAGCGACCATTTTTTATAGAAAGCTCTAGGACTTTCACAGAAGTCGAACTAATATCGACACCGATCAGATGGTGACGCTGTTTTTGAAAAACTTTGAACACAGTGATAATCCATTTTTCTTATAAATAACAATAGCTGATATTATACGCTTGGTTTATTTTTTTCTGCAGATACTCTAACGCATCTAACAATCCTTTAAACGAAAAGTTATACTGACGTCAATTTAATGGCTAAGCGCTCATATTAAAACTTACTTGTTATGAAAAAGCTATCTCGTTCGGGTTCTATTCATCCAATATTTTTACTGCTTGTGATACTGCTCACCGCTGTACCTATGGGCTTTTATGGGATGTATCTTTATATCGCCCCGTCTTTACCTGAAATGAGCTCATTAAAAAAAGCGCCACTACTCAAACCATTACAAGTGTATAGCGCAGACCAAGAACTCATCGCAGAATATGGTGGCAAACTTTCTGTCCCTGTGACCTATGCACAAATTCCAACGCACTTTACCTATGCGTTCTTAGCCGCAGAAGACTCTTCTTTCTTTGAACATAGCGGTATTAGTTTTAAGAGTTTGGGACGAGCCCTCAGTGAAACCATTATGGGCTCAAATCAAACTGGTGGTTCAACCATCACCATGCAGGTTGCCAAAAACTACTATTTATCGCCTGAACGCACGCTCAAACGCAAACTTACAGAAGTATTCTTGGCGCGACGTATCGAGCAAAAGCTTTCTAAAGAAGATATTTTGACCCTTTATGTCAATAAAATTTTCTTAGGAAAAAATGCCTATGGTATTGCAGCAGCAGCAAAAATTTACTACAACAAAAATCTCGATGAACTCAGTATTGCCCAAATGGCAATGATTGCCGGACTGCCCAAAGCACCATCCAAATACAATCCAGTGGTCAACCCTGACCGAGCATTAGAACGCCGTAATTGGATTTTAGGACGTATGTTACAGCTGGGGCGTATTACTGAAAACGAATATAAAACCGCAGTCAGTGAGCCGATTAATCTCGATATGCCTGATCGCGGTATTGCCAATAAATACCCCTATGTTGGGGAAATGGTTCGTGCTGAATTGGTCGATAAGTTTGGTGAGCAAGCCATCGATTCAGGTTATAAAGTCTATACCACCATCGACAGCAAGCGTCAGCAATATGCCGAAGAAGCAGTACAAAGTGGGCTAGAAGCATATGACCGTCGTCATGGCTGGCGTGGTGCAGAGGCCAATGGCAAACCGCTTTCTGACTTTATTGCCTATGCCAATACCTACCCTGCCGAAGTGATCAAAGTCAATCAGAATAGCTTTGAAGCCAAAATGCAAGATGGTAAAACCGTGAGCGTCCCTTGGTCGGGTATGTCGTGGGCACGGCGTTATATCAATGCCAATAGTGTCGGTGGCGCACCGAGTAATGCGGCACAAATTGTAAAATTACATGATATTGTCCGATTGCGCCCCAATGCTGAAAAAACCGTATGGAACTTAACTCAGGTTCCCAATGTACAAGGACAGCTGATCTCAATAGACCCCAATGACGGCGCAATTATTGCCATTGTCGGTGGATATAACTTTTATCAATCCACCTTTAACCGTGCCATCCAAGGCTGGCGGCAACCCGGTTCTACCATTAAACCCTTTGTCTATGCTTTGGCGCTCGAACGTGGCATGACCCCTTTTACCATGGTTGAAGATAACCCAATCACGATTGGTCGTTGGTCACCTCGTAATGCCGATGGTCGTTATCTGGGGATGATTCCACTGCGTCGCGCCCTGTATTTGTCACGTAATACCGTCTCAGTACGCTTATTACAAAGTGTCGGACTAGAGCGTGCCAGACAGTTGTTTATGGACTTTGGCCTACAAGACAATCAAATTCCACGCAACTACACCATCGCCTTAGGGACACCACAAGTTCTGCCTATTCAGATGGCAACAGGCTATGCCACCTTTGCCAATGGCGGTTATCGCGTGCAGCCTTATTTTATTAGTCGTATCGAAGATGCCTATGGCAAAGTCATTTACGAAGCTAATCCTGAATATGCTTGTATTCCGTGTATTAACAAAAACAAAAATACGGCACAACAAGCAGCAGAAACCCCTGATGATGAAATCATTGCCGATGTAAAAGCGACCAATACCGTCAAAGCTCAAGCACTGAGCAAAGAAGAACAAAGCCAATACCGTCAAGCGCAGCGCATTATCAAATCAAGTTCTGCATATGACATGGCAAATATTCTACAAGACGTGATTGTACATGGTACGGGACGTGCTGCACTGCGTACAGGGCGCGATGATATTGGCGGAAAAACCGGAACCACCAACGATGCCAAAGATGCTTGGTTCGCAGGCTTCAACGGCCGTCTAGTTACTATTACGTGGGTGGGCTTTGACCGTCCAACCACTTTAGGTCGTCGTGAATACGGCGGCATTGCTGCACTGCCTATCTGGAGTGACTATATGGGCAAGGCCTTAAAAGGCACGCCATCTGCTTGGGTGGAGTACGACAAAGAAGCACAAGCGCCTTTATCTCGTGATGAACGCAGTCAGCCACAAACAGAGATCATTAAAGAGGAATATCGCACCTCACCGCCATTGCCTCGACCGATTTATCGTCCAGCACCGAAGGTGGTAGAGCGTAATCCATCTCATGACTTTGATGATTTACCGGGTGAAAAACAAGGGATTAGCCCAACGAGTAGCAATACTGAACCGGTGGCTAAGCCCAAAGCAGCAAAACGTGAAGCCCCTAAGGATAATCTCGAGAGTCTTATTCAGATGATTGATTAACCTGCTACACCGGTTTTAGATGTGCAGTAATGCACTGACTTGGCACTTAAATCCTTGCTGGGCAAAGTCGAAGACCAAAGCCAAGTAATAAACCCGCGCATAAAAAAACCGATACGAAGATCGGTTTTTTTATGCGCGGCTAACTGCTTACAATTTTTGCAATATGTAAATTTGAAAACATGCAGTTAGGGCAAAGCTCGACATGCTTTCCAGTGCTGCGCGGCGCTCTGCTTTGGCTTTATAAGCATAAGGGGTCATGGCAATCAGATCTTTGAGTTGCTGTTGATTTAACAGCAAGTCGGCACGAATTTCACGTTGTTGACACAATGCAAAATCTGCAGCTAATGGCGCGATGATCTTGTCAGGCTCATGCAAATTCACCATCTCAAATAGCGCCTCACGCATGGCATATAAATGTTCTGCAGCTGGACGAACCACCAACAAATAGCCCTTGGGTTTGAGCACACGAACGATTTCATCTACTGGGATCGGGCTAAATAAACTGCTACATAGATCTAAGCTATGATCTAATACCGGTAGTGTTGCGCCTGTGCCCACCACCCAAGTCACATCCTGACGTGTTTTGGCGGCAACCTGTACTGCACGTTTGGCAATATCAACACCGATACAGTGTTGAACTACATCACGCATCGCTGCGGTATAGTACCCCTCGCCACAGCCAATATCTAAGATACGCGTTACACCATTGCCCTCAGTCTGCAAATCTTGTATTGCCGCGAGTACAGCCTGTTGCAAGGGTTGATAACACCCGGTTGCCAAAAATGCCCGACGTGCTTGTACTGCCTCACTGGTATCCCCAGGTTGTTTACTATGTTTATGCTGTACCACATGTAAGTTGATATAGCCTTGTTTGGCAACATCATAGCTATGGTTTTGGCTACAACGCCAGCTTTGACCTTGTTGTTGCAAGGTCGCTTTACATACTGGGCAACTCAATATGCTCATGTCTAAAAACTCCCAACAAAAAAGTCGGCGCTTGCCGACTTTTCAAGCATTTCCCTGTCAGAGACTGGGAAATATATGATTGAATTGCTTAACGTAATTTTAAGGTCATCAAACCTAATACCACCAAAATAATGGTGATAATCCAGAAACGAATCACCACTTGGGTTTCACGCCAGCCTTTTTTCTCATAATGGTGATGCAACGGTGCCATCAAGAATACCCGTTTATTGCGCATACGCAATGAACCGATTTGTAAGAATACCGAAATGGCTTCAACCACAAAAACACCACCCATGATCGCAAATACAATTTCCTGACGGACCATCACGGCAATCGTACCCAGCATTGCCCCCAGTGCCAAAGCTCCGACATCACCCATGAAGACTTGTGCAGGGTGTGCGTTATACCATAAAAAGGCCAGACCAGCACCGACCATGGCCGCACAGATCACCACCAATTCGGATGAGTATTTTACATAAGGAATATGCAGATAATCTGCAAAACGCACATCACCGGCTAAATAAGCAAATACCCCTAAACCAGCGGCCACCAGCACCACAGGCATAATTGCTAAACCATCTAAACCATCGGTCAAGTTCACCGCATTGGAAGCACCATTAATCACCAAATAAGTAAAGGCAATAAAAGCGATGCCCAAAGGTACAGCCGATAAAGGAATGCTTAAGTTTTTAAAGAACGGAATCAGCAAGTCCAGCATATTTGCGGTGTGGACCGGATTGGCTTGTTGGGTGGCAATCACATATAACGCGATCCCGGCACCAAGAGAACCTACAGAAGTCCAAAAGAACTTCTTACGCGCAGGCAAACCGGCATTGTCTTTATAACGTACTTTAATCCAGTCATCCGCCCACCCCACGGCACCGAAAATCACCATCACCGCCAGTACAATCCAGACATAAGGGTTACTCAGGTCTGCCCAGAGCAAGGTACTCACACCTATAGACAACAACACCAAGACCCCACCCATGGTCGGGGTACCCATTTTTTTGGCATGGTTTTCTGGTGCATAGGAACTTACCGCTTGCCCGTATTTGAGCGCATGTAATTTACGGATCATGACCGGACCGAGGACCAGACCAAAAATCAGTGCGGTTAATACACTCAATAAGGCTCTGAGTGTTAAATAACGGACCACTTGGAACGAGCTGTTATAGCCCGCCAGGTGTTCAAATAACCATAACAGCATTAATTTTTCTCCATCAATTCAGTCATTAGGGTTTCCATATGGCTAGAACGCGAACCTTTAAAGAGTAAACTCATCGACTGTGGTTGATGGGTTTCTATTAAACGCTGCAACGCAGTGAAAGCCTCAGCTTGTGTGTCATAAGCCGTTACGGTATCGCTTGCTGCCCCTGCGGCAACAGCATGGGCAAATTGTCCAACCGCAACAATATGATCGAGTTGGTAGTGCAATAAAGCATGCCCTAAATCATGGTGTTGTTGCCATGCTTCTGCTCCCAACTCACCAATATCCCCCATGACCATCACTTTTAAACCCGCTTGTTGTTGTAACACAGCTGCGGCAGCACGCATGGAATTGGGATTGGCATTATACGTATCATCAATCCACAATAGATTGTTTTTTTGAATAAAATTTAAGCGCCCTTGCACGGATGCCGCTGTGGCTAAACCGGCAACGATATGCTCTAGTGCGATCCCCATGGCCAGCGCAAAGGCAGCCGCCGCTTCAGCATTGTGGACATTATGCAAGCCAGCAAAAGGCAAGTTAATCTGAGCTTCGCCTGCTGGGCTATGCAAGACAAAACGGGTGCTTTGTGCTGCTAGCTCGATATCACTTGCATAAACATCACCTTGCTGCCCAAAAGCCAAGACTTGATGCCCTTGCGCAGCCTGTTGAATCTGCTCATGATAGTCATCTTCAGCAGGAATAACCGCCACACCTGCCGCAGCAATATGTGAATAAATCTCAGATTTTGCACGGCAAATACCATCACGCCCACCAAACTCGCCCAAATGGGCAGTGCCGATATTGAGAATACCTGCCACCTGTGGTGCCACCAATGCTGCGGTATAGTCAATTTCACCTTGATGATTGGCACCCAATTCAAATACCGCATAGCGATGTTCTGGACCTAATTCTAATAACATCATGGGTACACCCAAGTCATTATTGAGGTTGCCACGGGTGACCAAGGTTGCCGCCACAGGCGATAAAATACTGTTGAGCATTTCTTTAACCGTGGTTTTACCACTACTGCCCGTTAACGCCATCACTTTTAAATCTGGATATTGCGCACGGCGAAAAGCGCCTAACTGCGCCAATGCCAAGCGGGTGTCTTCAACCACTAACTGACAAATATCTACAGGGAGTGCTTGACTCACAATGGCAATATCACAGCCAGCTTGCGCAACATGTGGCACAAAGTGATGTGCATCGAAGCGTTCACCCTGTAAGGCCAAAAAAGCATCTCCAGCTTCAGCATGACGTGAATCTGTGACAATACGTTTAATCGCTTGTGTCGGTTGGCGATCTTGATACCAATACCCTTGCGTAGCCTGTTGTAATTGTTGCGCAGTCCACGGTTCTAGGGCACGGGTACTGGTGGTTGAGGTATGCATAATGATTCCTAGTTGGCAGGATAAGCAGTTGGATGACTATGTTGCGCTTGAATTGCAGCACGCACTTCAACAACATCATCAAACCAGTGCCGCACGCCATTTACTTCTTGATAATTTTCATGACCTTTCCCAGCAATCACCACAATATCACCCGCTTCAGCATGGTTTAATACGTAGCTGATTGCCTCACGGCGGTCAGGTATTTGTTGTATATGCTGGATTTCTAGATCCAGCCCGTGTTTCATATCGGCAAATATCTGCGCAGGATCTTCACTACGCGGATTATCTGAGGTCAACAGCACTTGATCGGCCAAGGCCAAGGCAGCTTGTGTCATTAAAGGGCGTTTACCACGATCGCGATCACCGCCACAACCAAAGACTGCCCATAAGCGGTGTTTGACATGACGTTTTAGGGTTGCCAAAACTTGTGTTAGGGCATCGGGCGTGTGGGCATAGTCGACCACAAAGAGTCTCTCACCATCACGCAGCACTTGCATACGTCCCGGAGCACCTTGTAACTGAGGCACTAAATCAATTAACTCGGCCAAATCAAAACCGAGCTGCTCCACCACGATTAAACTGGCAAGCAAATTTTCGATATTAAAATGACCCAATAATGGGCTATGCACAGCATATTCGGCTTGCTTGGTTTTTAAATGGAAATGTACACCATCGATAGCATATTGAATGGCAAAGACTTGATAGTCTGCGCCTTGGCGTGTCGAGTACGTCAATACTTTGGGGTGGGCTGGATTATTACTGGCCGCCTGTAACATCACCGCGGCATAAGGATCATCGCGGTTAATCACCGCAACCTCTAAACGACTAAACTGAAAAAGTTTTGCTTTGGCATCGGCATAAGCATCTAAGCTGCCATGATAGTCCAAATGATCACGGCTTAAATTGCTATAAGCCGCAATTTTAATATCACAACCATTGAGACGACCTTGTTGCAAACCATGTGAACTGGCTTCTAAGGCTGCATACTGTGCGCCTTGTTGTGCAAACTTAAACATAAGGTTTTGCAGCTGTACTGGATCTAAAGTGGTATGGCTCGAAGCTTCTAAACTTGGCAAAATCCCATTGCCGGTTGTCCCAAAGACCGCACAGCGTTGCGCCTTAAGGCTGATGAATTCTGCGATCAAACGAACAATTGTGGTCTTACCATTGGTTCCTGTTACCGCCAGTACCGGTAACGGCGCTAAACCTGTAGATCCTGTCAAATACGCTTGTTGCCACAGACCAATCTGGGCATTGACATCTGGGCAAACCCAAGCTTGTTCAAGCCCTGCATCGATTTGACTAATCACGCCCAATGCACCTTGCGCCAAAGCATCCGCTGCATATTGTTGAATTTTTTCAACCTGTTCGGCAGCACTCAGATGATAGCTATTCCGTGCAATAAAAATCTGCCCGGCTTTAACCTGTCGACTATCTAAGCTAAAACCTTGAAAAGCTTCTGTCATCCAGTCTAAAGGATCGTTGACTGGATGGATGTCTTGAAAACTAATACACATATCAAACTCATTTGGCAATCGTTGTCGTGTCCAATGGTTTATCCAGTGGAACATTGAGCAAACGCAAAGATTCTTGCATGATGCGGGCAAAGACCGGAGCGGCAACAAGCCCTCCATAGTATTGTCCACGCGGATTTTCAACCACTACAATAATGGCCAGACGCGGATCACTAATTGGTGCAACACCAGCAAATAATGCACGGTATTCACTTTTCGAATAACCACGACGATCGGCATTGAGCTTATGTGCTGTACCGGTTTTACCGCCAACACGATAACCCGGAATCACCGCACGTTTCGCTGTCCCACCCGGTAACGTCACTTGCTCTAACATTGCCAAAACTTGATCGGCAATTTTAGCATCGAGCACTTGGGTACCTTTGGGTTTTTCGGTGAGTTTATACAGGCTTAATGGATGCTGAACGCCATGATTGGCCAGCATGGCGTAGCCTTGTGCCAGTTGTAGCATGGTGGCATTTAAGCCATAACCATAGGCCATGGTACCCACTTCCGAAACATTCCATTTGCTAGGCGGTAAAATCAAGCCGGCACTTTCACCGGGGAATTTCACAGCGGAGCGCTGACCAAAGCCAATCCGTTTAAAGAAAGTTGGCAGAGTCGAATAGGGCATCGATAACGCAATCTTGGCTGACCCGACGTTAGACGACTTAATAATGACACCACTCACTGTCAGTGAATTATAGTTATGAGTATCACGAATAGTGTGATTGCCAATGCGCATACTGCCCGGGCTGACATTAATCACAGTATTGGGCGTGTATTTCCCACTTTCCAATGCGGCTGCAACCGTAAAGGGTTTCATGGTTGAGCCTGGCTCAAACATATCAATCGCACCACGGTTACGCATGGCATCTTTGTTGTGTAAGCCGTCTTTGTCATTGGGGTTGTACGATGGCCAACTACTCAATGCCAAGATTTCGCCAGTTTTGACATCGACCGCAATGGCAGAGGCTGAACGGGCATTATTGGCAACCCCTACCGCAGTAAGCTCACGGTACATAATATATTGCAAACGTGAGTCTATACTGAGGGTAATATCTTCACCCGCTTTCACCTCTTTCATGACTTCAGGTTCTTTGACCCGATTACCATGCTTATCACGGACAATACGCTGCTCACCGTCTGCACCAGCCAAACGCTGATTGAGCTTCATTTCCAGACCTTCAATCCCAACGCCTTCGCTATTGGTTAACCCGATAATCTGTGCATTGGGCTGCGGTTGCGGATAATAACGCTTGTAGCTTTTTTCAGCATATACCCCAGCAAAATTACGCTGTATGATCAGCTCAGCCTGTGCGGGTGGGACTTCTTTTTTCAAGACCAGATAACGTGATTTAGGATTGGCATTAACTTTTTTCTTCAGATCGCCACCGTCAATACCCACAGCATCGGCAAGTTCGTCTAGGCTCAAGTTTTTGGTCGGTAATTGACGTTTTAATTTGCGGCTATTGGGCTGTTTTTTCAGCTCTGCGCTAATGTTTTCAAAATCTGCTTTGGTTTCCAAATAATCCCGCGGATCGATCGCGATTTTCATGATACTGGT
This window contains:
- a CDS encoding putative RNA methyltransferase, encoding MSILSCPVCKATLQQQGQSWRCSQNHSYDVAKQGYINLHVVQHKHSKQPGDTSEAVQARRAFLATGCYQPLQQAVLAAIQDLQTEGNGVTRILDIGCGEGYYTAAMRDVVQHCIGVDIAKRAVQVAAKTRQDVTWVVGTGATLPVLDHSLDLCSSLFSPIPVDEIVRVLKPKGYLLVVRPAAEHLYAMREALFEMVNLHEPDKIIAPLAADFALCQQREIRADLLLNQQQLKDLIAMTPYAYKAKAERRAALESMSSFALTACFQIYILQKL
- a CDS encoding pilus assembly protein PilM, whose translation is MFKVFQKQRHHLIGVDISSTSVKVLELSIKNGRYWVESYGLSPLKNCHDADKNSDDPDVIANALVDAIHIANPYAHQAAIAIPSRMAIEKIIEMDAELDDDSREMQIRLQADQHIPFPLEEVSLDFEVLGPSSHAADQVNVLLVAARTEHIQTRVKALELAGLSVTIADVERYAIERASEVFSDLLPIGTRLVAILDIGHTLTTLSVLEQRKIIYTREHVFGGQQLTQQIQDYYGLSFEEAGRAKKTKLLPDDYETQVLTPFLENVVQHVIKSLQFFYSSTAYHALDHVLLAGGNANIDGLAARLQRKIGCPVSIANPFLHMGLSPQIDQKKLKNDAPSLLTACGLALRSFDP
- the mraY gene encoding phospho-N-acetylmuramoyl-pentapeptide-transferase encodes the protein MLLWLFEHLAGYNSSFQVVRYLTLRALLSVLTALIFGLVLGPVMIRKLHALKYGQAVSSYAPENHAKKMGTPTMGGVLVLLSIGVSTLLWADLSNPYVWIVLAVMVIFGAVGWADDWIKVRYKDNAGLPARKKFFWTSVGSLGAGIALYVIATQQANPVHTANMLDLLIPFFKNLSIPLSAVPLGIAFIAFTYLVINGASNAVNLTDGLDGLAIMPVVLVAAGLGVFAYLAGDVRFADYLHIPYVKYSSELVVICAAMVGAGLAFLWYNAHPAQVFMGDVGALALGAMLGTIAVMVRQEIVFAIMGGVFVVEAISVFLQIGSLRMRNKRVFLMAPLHHHYEKKGWRETQVVIRFWIITIILVVLGLMTLKLR
- the ponA gene encoding penicillin-binding protein PBP1a gives rise to the protein MKKLSRSGSIHPIFLLLVILLTAVPMGFYGMYLYIAPSLPEMSSLKKAPLLKPLQVYSADQELIAEYGGKLSVPVTYAQIPTHFTYAFLAAEDSSFFEHSGISFKSLGRALSETIMGSNQTGGSTITMQVAKNYYLSPERTLKRKLTEVFLARRIEQKLSKEDILTLYVNKIFLGKNAYGIAAAAKIYYNKNLDELSIAQMAMIAGLPKAPSKYNPVVNPDRALERRNWILGRMLQLGRITENEYKTAVSEPINLDMPDRGIANKYPYVGEMVRAELVDKFGEQAIDSGYKVYTTIDSKRQQYAEEAVQSGLEAYDRRHGWRGAEANGKPLSDFIAYANTYPAEVIKVNQNSFEAKMQDGKTVSVPWSGMSWARRYINANSVGGAPSNAAQIVKLHDIVRLRPNAEKTVWNLTQVPNVQGQLISIDPNDGAIIAIVGGYNFYQSTFNRAIQGWRQPGSTIKPFVYALALERGMTPFTMVEDNPITIGRWSPRNADGRYLGMIPLRRALYLSRNTVSVRLLQSVGLERARQLFMDFGLQDNQIPRNYTIALGTPQVLPIQMATGYATFANGGYRVQPYFISRIEDAYGKVIYEANPEYACIPCINKNKNTAQQAAETPDDEIIADVKATNTVKAQALSKEEQSQYRQAQRIIKSSSAYDMANILQDVIVHGTGRAALRTGRDDIGGKTGTTNDAKDAWFAGFNGRLVTITWVGFDRPTTLGRREYGGIAALPIWSDYMGKALKGTPSAWVEYDKEAQAPLSRDERSQPQTEIIKEEYRTSPPLPRPIYRPAPKVVERNPSHDFDDLPGEKQGISPTSSNTEPVAKPKAAKREAPKDNLESLIQMID
- a CDS encoding type IV pilus inner membrane component PilO produces the protein MKLPQIERWRRLKQASWQTFIAQFQNLQLNQFATWPLTVKLCSWLLIFLLVFAIGFVLAIQPQHRALQQARLEERQLLQQFSEQYLQLQQLQQSRQGDQALQKKIQQLSAASLSASQMPALISRLQQAAKHSKVVLQDIQIEAEQVQPYFIEQPISLTVVGDYHALALFSTQLAALDDLMVIQDFVMQNDIVQSQHPRINTQFKLLSYRYIDAEQPTKTVAEQALSAHSDGAVHRQQTTEHLQ
- a CDS encoding PilN domain-containing protein; protein product: MTRINLLPWRQQQREFKRQQFMMMCICMVMLALLLLILSWFYVVHQLNDQQQANQLIKNSNQNIQVQLKGSSQQQQQHQQLLQQIAVLQNIEAQRPLTARILQEIATLTPANLYLIKLNRQGQKMTLQGRAENPDAVTQLLNALAASQWFQAGVMHSYQSPATEQTQRASAAHPTADYGDFVVDVALSELAYALRPATAGKEQ
- a CDS encoding pilus assembly protein PilP; the encoded protein is MKAWSDIALKTLLGLSVLGLVACESRVDVVNQKMTEIQARDQKAIQDTVNLHKAPQFRYTAPPRDPFIPSTWRTSTTSSDTQQNRALTHSLQDIELQHLHMKGVIAKSGQRMALLQSPDGELDLVGLGSLVGPNQGRVRHIDEDKVEIVEMSKNSPIIQYIHRQPNSVLSVESQTKPSIKPPQQGTEQAAPNASQPSEISKSVMPLQPAMPERLEEQ